The DNA window TACTTGATCGGTCCACATTTTAAGAGTAATCCACGCCGAAATATGTGACGAACAACTCCATGCAAGATCTCTCCCTCCAAAGGCAAAAAGGTTCGGCAACTAAAGGTAATGGGGAATGAAACACATTGTGACTCAGACTCATTCTTGACCTCTCCCTTCCCTATGCTCTTCAAGCTAGTAACAGCAAGAAAATAACCATGGTCTTTGCTGGCCTTCTCCTTCAAGAGGTTTTCTAATAGACATGTTATAATGTACCTCTGCAAGTTGACACCatctctcttttccttttccaccGTGACTTCCACATCTCTCACTAGTTCCACTTCACAAAACATTTCCCAGATCTGATAAAGTTCAAGAAAAACAACAGAGGTGTTTAGAGCATTTCCCAATCTACATCTTATAAGAGATTGGAAATTTGTTGGCATCGGGAAACTAATCAGAAAAATCTTAAGAACACTTGAGCCACCTAAATTGCTTTCTTAGACTATCTGATAAATACGCAACCATTAAACCGTGTAAACCCATCCACTTGGAGAAAGTGTTTCAGACTGAGATTTTTGAGTCATACCTCCAACCATCACTTGGAGGATAAAGATGAAATAAATCAAAGAAGGAAACATTTGCTTCACATTGGCCTCTAACATTAGTGCTAcgaaaagaacataaaataaaaggtcaaCAATGTCCTTGAActggaaaataaaagaattccCAAATTCTTTGAGAACCCCCTTCAGATGAGTCGTTAATAGTAAACATTAAATCTAGTTGCAAAACTGGTGGAGTATTTTAGGAGCACCTAGAAGGATTCCAAACCGATATTAGGAACTTGAGCTTCCATTAAGTACTAACAActgttaagaaaatgaaaattctaacAAAGATAGCAGAGTGGTTGGTCATTCTGTAAATTCCCGAAGGAAGAGTGACAAATGATCAAAGGATCCACCCGATTATGCTCGGCGATTTACGCATTTCAAGATTAAACCAATCCAGTGAAAACATTTCATGGCAACTAACCTAAATCCGACTCTCTGTTCACGAACTGACCACAAAAAGAGTTTAATGCGTCCGAGCAGCACAAATAGGAAGTATCAACAATCGCCACTCGATCACAATCCCCAACTAATTCCAGTGGTCTCAACATCCAAACAGAGGATCGAATCAAGAATCAAACAGCATAGAAAAAAACACAGGGACTACTTCAAACGCCAGACAAACGAAACGCCTAAAAATTCAACAATCCTACAATTACAGGAGACCAGAACCGAGTACAGATCCCGAATACAAAATTCAGACActcttgaaaatcaaaatatgaTGCGAACTACCTACTGCAGCACCTATAAGAGAAGGGCGGAAGTAAGGAGGAATTAGTTACCTGTTACGAAAAATCAAGAGCAGCGGAGgcggagaaggaggaggaggggcGGCGGCGGCAAGAATTAGGAAGAAATTGGGCGCGCATTACGAACTGTGGCCATGTTGTGATTGGTGAAAAGCATTGCAGTGGATAAGTGAGGGCTGATGGTTTTGCCATATTTTATAGGAACAAAAATATGGATCTTGGAAATGGAAGCTGCTCCGTTACTTACTTTTCGTCCCTTCTCCGATATGATCAATGACGTGtactataaaatataaatcctactactttttttctttttaattagattactttattttattagttctTTTTAAGATagttaaagaaattttaaaatataaatttaaggcATATTATTAACGattaaaaacttgaaaattatttaatacatgTATTaaggaatgaaaattaaataaaagatagtttatacaattttataatatagttttcttttctattaaatatttataatttaaatttatataattttattaaattcatttatttgagagtaattaaaaattaactttaaattaaactGGCACAAATTTACcatttctataaataaataaaaagcatgAATCCTTTAGATGATATTAGCgaattatttctttataataaGTGAATATGTTCtatctatttattaaataaaataaaaaacgtgTGAATTAAAAGGAACtttgactaaaaaaaaaattaaaaattattgcaGAAAAAGTAAGGAGAAAACTGAATTGTATCTAACTCGTGGTATATCATCCCTTGTGtcaattcaaactaaaaaagaacTTCAACagttaaaaatgttttgaagtTAATAGCTTAATCGTGTACTAAGATGATAGATTACGATTGTTTGTATGatttttcatgttctttaCACAAAATTTGACACTCAATTTAGAGTACACATATTTGATGTTCTTTACCCTATTTTGGCCCTGAATTTAGATTACACTTTCGACGGCGGCGGCGAACCGGAAGGTGTCTTGGGCTTTTgcgagaaagaaaaaaaacgtcATCGCCATGGGTAATTTTGGACACACAGTTGGTTTTCGACCCAAAATCCCATTGAACCACAGCAAGTTCGCAGCTTCCATTATCTGATTTTACATTTCTCTCTGCTTGGTTCGTGGTCTGGCAAGCAATTATGCTTCTGTAATCCGCGATGGCTCTAATACACAGTCGTTTATGCCAAGCCACGAACTTCTTCGATACATTTCAAACTTCCTTCCCTGAATTCCATGGCTCTCGCGTTTTCCTCAAGTACGGTTCGTCGATTGTCTTCACAAAGCGCTCTTTCTGCTCTCCGTTTTATGCTTTTACGACCGATACATGTACGAATCGAATTCTATATGGGAGTTTAAGCACGCGAACACCCATTTCCAGATATGATTTGAGGAGGAATTTCTGTCGTGCTAATTGGATAGATAGGTGGAACGAAACCGCGAAACAAAATCGTCCAAAACCACCTCGCGCCGTGTTGGACTATCCCAGTAGCGATGACAATGAAGTTTCGATTTCACGTTCAGATTTTTCGAAGAGTTATAGAGGTGGTAGTAGTAGGATTGATGATGATGGAAGAGGGGGAAGTACAATGGAGAAGATtgtgagaaaattgaagaaatttgggTACATGGACGATGAGAATAAAGAGAAGGGGCAAGAGAGAGCCGCCATTGAAAAGGGGTCCGTGGAGGACATATTCTATGTTGAGGAAGGAATGTTGCCTAATACTCGAGGTGGGTTTTCTAAGGAGTCTCCATTGGGAGTCGAGGGCATGTTTGGAAGTAATGGAGAGGCTAGATTTCCATGGGAGAAGCCAAAAGAAAGGGAATATGCAGATGGGGTTTCAACAAGGAGAAGGAGCATGGCATCTTTGGCAGAATTGACTCTTCCTGAGTCAGAATTGAGAAGGCTGAGGAACTTGACATTCATGAAAAAGCACAAGATGAAGATAGGCGGTGGAGGAGTGACTCAGGCTGTTGTGGATATCATTCATGAAAAATGGAAATCTTCTGAGATTGTGAGGCTTAAAATTGAAGGTCCTCCTGCGCTTAACATGAAAAGGATGCACGAGATATTGGAGGTATGCTTTCTATGCAGTTCCTTTAGTTGTTTGTTCATGAAATTCCTGGCATTTGTAAAATACTTGCTATTTGATTTCCAAACTCATAATATTATCTTAGTGAATGAAGTAGTTATATAAGATATTGATGTATAAACCAGGGGGAAACTAGCATGGCACCATAAGGAAGGGCCGCCTTGCTTCCAAAGTTCCCTTCCTAGTATAGCCTGGATATGAGCTTATTAATCCAATCTGTGTGTTTTTATTATGCTTTCTGTGCAATTGTTGTTGCTGAAACAACTGTTTGAGAGCCATGTCTTTGTGAGGCACagccaacaaagaaaatatgaaactatatatgattttccttttctgacATGCTTCCATCTGCTCTGGATAAACAGACCAAACAGGCCTATTTTGAACGTTATGTTCATGATTGGATGTTCGGATAAGTTTTTGGAACGTTTTGGCGCAAGCTTGATCTAAGCTCATTCGGAACGATCTAAAATTACCTGCTAGCTTATTTGTGTGCACATTTTGATTGATTATGTTCACAAACTTCTTATTAGATATTATTGTTTGGTTGCTAAAGATGTGATCATTTATCTTGTCctatttgttcttttaacAGAGAAAAACTGGTGGACTGGTTATTTGGAGGTCAGGAACTTCATTGTCTCTATATAGAGGTGTAAGCTATGAGCTTCCTGAAGCACCACAATTTAACAAATGGATTTACAAGAGAAATGAGATCACTCCTTTTCCTGAAATGGATGTCAGTACAATAGTTCCTTCCGAATATTCTTCTCACAGTAATGTACACGAGCCACGACAAAAAGGAGCAGAAACTTCGACAGAGGGTGAACAGGGCAGCGAACAATTGACAGAAGTACAAGTGAATTATGAGGATGAAGTAGACAAATTACTGGATGGTTTGGGTCCAAGATACACAGACTGGTCAGGATTGGATCCTTTACCGGTGGATGCAGATATGCTCCCGGGAGTAGTTCCTGATTACAAACCTCCATTTAGAATTCTTCCCTATGGAGTGAGATCTTCTCTTGGAGTGAAGGAGGCTACAGCCTTGAGAAGACTTGCCAGAAGACTTCCT is part of the Cucurbita pepo subsp. pepo cultivar mu-cu-16 chromosome LG03, ASM280686v2, whole genome shotgun sequence genome and encodes:
- the LOC111791507 gene encoding DNA-directed RNA polymerase V subunit 7-like isoform X1; the protein is MFCEVELVRDVEVTVEKEKRDGVNLQRYIITCLLENLLKEKASKDHGYFLAVTSLKSIGKGEVKNESESQCVSFPITFSCRTFLPLEGEILHGVVRHIFRRGLLLKCGPIKYVFLSARKMPTYHYVGGENPVFSSTQSATIGNDVVVRFSVLGVRWLEKRGCIKKEFVMLASLEGNTSLGPISSSDSDEFDL
- the LOC111791111 gene encoding CRM-domain containing factor CFM3A, chloroplastic/mitochondrial-like, encoding MALIHSRLCQATNFFDTFQTSFPEFHGSRVFLKYGSSIVFTKRSFCSPFYAFTTDTCTNRILYGSLSTRTPISRYDLRRNFCRANWIDRWNETAKQNRPKPPRAVLDYPSSDDNEVSISRSDFSKSYRGGSSRIDDDGRGGSTMEKIVRKLKKFGYMDDENKEKGQERAAIEKGSVEDIFYVEEGMLPNTRGGFSKESPLGVEGMFGSNGEARFPWEKPKEREYADGVSTRRRSMASLAELTLPESELRRLRNLTFMKKHKMKIGGGGVTQAVVDIIHEKWKSSEIVRLKIEGPPALNMKRMHEILERKTGGLVIWRSGTSLSLYRGVSYELPEAPQFNKWIYKRNEITPFPEMDVSTIVPSEYSSHSNVHEPRQKGAETSTEGEQGSEQLTEVQVNYEDEVDKLLDGLGPRYTDWSGLDPLPVDADMLPGVVPDYKPPFRILPYGVRSSLGVKEATALRRLARRLPPHFALGRNRQLQGLAIAMAKLWERSSIAKIALKRGVQLTTSERMAEEIKKLTGGMLLSRNKDFLVFYRGKNFLSPEVTEALLERERLAKSLQDEEEQARLKASALVVPGIEKTEQSGTAGSLEETLDADAKWGKQLDDQHKEKVMRDAERLRHADLVRKLERKLAIAERKLVKAERALSKVEAFMTPAQRQAEPDSITEEERFMFRKLGLRMKAFLLLGRREVFDGTVENMHLHWKYRELVKIMIKANSFDHVKKIALQLEAESGGVLVSIDKVSKSYAIIVYRGKDYQRPSLLRPKNLLTKRKALARSIELQRHKALLRHISAVQSSVDKLRSEIEQMETVKDRGDEVLYNTLDSAYPTDNDTEEEDFDTYMEAYGSDSDAEDQENIMAAHDYLEGDFPHGIQVQESEVESE